The proteins below are encoded in one region of Apostichopus japonicus isolate 1M-3 chromosome 4, ASM3797524v1, whole genome shotgun sequence:
- the LOC139966965 gene encoding uncharacterized protein isoform X1, which translates to MARNRRPPIISCKTGNNGAEDSPRLTLTMDCVKYVCGIILLLHMSLPVNDAAVVEMSTKNLLFDRTTITYNVLEKQHVTLVCQHGYKQNVNILERSVVDQSVDNLVVENSELNTKFTDRFEYTIVSSQETQHKLKIIHLWRNYTDYTYKCVGRTNLEVTSLTLKVLYQPETVYPICTSNFSETVDGEKPIELQCLTEEADPPVNMYINKPTYLQVRNFSARNGSYVVQRLIVNNSSEMLQSLEDFECIIYQIFPSGLEVSDARRNRSCFFSDQEEVNRNTIEATAMTTSESYPDSTSSSVPLYNSSLVLMCVVMCLYMNSVLTGQLSDRL; encoded by the exons ATGGCACGGAATCGTAGGCCACCAATTATCAGTTGTAAAACTGGTAATAATGGAG CCGAAGATTCACCGAGATTGACATTAACAATGGACTGCGTAAAGTACGTTTGTGGTATAATATTACTATTGCATATGTCACTACCGGTTAATGATGCTGCTGTCGTTGAGATGAGTACGAAGAACCTTCTATTCGACAGGACGACGATAACCTACAACGTACTTGAAAAGCAACATGTCACCTTGGTCTGTCAACATGgatacaaacaaaatgttaacatCCTAGAACGATCCGTGGTAGACCAAAGTGTTGACAATCTCGTAGTTGAGAACTCTGAATTAAATACCAAATTTACGGATCGATTCGAGTACACCATTGTGAGCTCACAAGAAACCCAACACAAACTTAAAATAATACATCTTTGGAGAAATTACACCGATTACACCTACAAATGTGTCGGCCGTACTAATCTGGAAGTAACATCATTGACTTTAAAAGTGCTTTACCAGCCGGAAACCGTGTATCCCATCTGTACATCAAACTTCTCGGAGACTGTCGATGGGGAAAAGCCCATTGAACTCCAATGCCTAACGGAGGAGGCAGACCCCCCGGTTAATATGTACATCAACAAGCCCACATATCTTCAAGTTCGTAACTTCTCGGCAAGGAACGGATCATACGTGGTGCAAAGATTGATCGTGAATAATTCTTCAGAAATGTTACAAAGCTTAGAAGATTTTGAATGCATCATCTATCAAATCTTTCCATCTGGGCTGGAGGTAAGTGACGCCCGCAGGAATCGTTCTTGCTTCTTTTCCGATCAGGAAGAAGTGAATAGAAACACCATTGAAGCAACAGCAATGACTACTAGTGAATCATATCCAGACTCGACTTCCTCGTCAGTACCACTCTACAATTCATCTCTTGTACTAATGTGTGTAGTGATGTGCCTTTATATGAACAGTGTACTGACGGGACAATTATCCGACAGGTTATAG
- the LOC139966969 gene encoding uncharacterized protein in proB 3'region-like, with amino-acid sequence MVEKLPKVVICSSLIIRVNGERSMFENLLLQSYSSISVWFEMKINPETFAEDLKSAEIIVADAKDFYQLLPFAPNLKWFQVSSAGVNLIMEKVNRSEGTPQYPFTVTRMGGTYHSAIAEYVIAQIISRERQFEKMREEQKIKCWDRKYRTYRILKELTIGIIGAGDIGVEVARCCKCFDMKTIGLCKQDRPKEQRSQYIDVSLNGWLSGAIIDVTEPEPLPNESKLRTMPEEWLVIRGDH; translated from the exons ATGGTTGAGAAATTACCAAAAGTGGTGATTTGCTCCAGTTTGATCATAAGAGTCAATGGAGAGCGAAGCATGTTTGAAAACCTGTTACTGCAGAGCTACTCATCAATATCAGTATGGTTTGAGATGAAGATAAATCCTG AAACATTTGCAGAAGATTTGAAATCAGCCGAGATCATTGTTGCTGATGCAAAGGATTTTTATCAGCTGTTACCGTTTGCTCCAAATTTGAAATGGTTTCAAGTTTCTAGTGCAG GTGTTAATTTAATAATGGAGAAAGTCAACAGGAGCGAAGGAACTCCCCAATACCCTTTCACCGTAACAAGAATGGGTGGTACATACCACTCTGCGATCGCAGAATATGTTATTGCCCAAATTATTTCCAGGGAGAGGCAGTTTGAGAAAATGAGAGAggaacagaaaataaaatgctG GGACCGGAAGTATAGGACTTATAGGATCTTGAAGGAGCTCACCATTGGTATCATTGGAGCAGGAGATATCGGGGTTGAAG TGGCAAGATGCTGCAAGTGTTTTGACATGAAAACTATTGGTCTCTGCAAACAGGATAGGCCAAAGGAGCAAAGATCCCAGTACATTGATGTTTCCTT GAATGGTTGGTTATCTGGGGCGATCATTGATGTGACAGAACCAGAACCTCTTCCGAACGAAAGCAAACTCCGGACAATGCCCGAG GAATGGTTGGTTATCCGGGGCGATCATTGA